In Drosophila santomea strain STO CAGO 1482 chromosome 2L, Prin_Dsan_1.1, whole genome shotgun sequence, a single window of DNA contains:
- the LOC120446122 gene encoding succinate dehydrogenase assembly factor 4, mitochondrial yields the protein MQSVSRQTARVLPQLRKQVSYLSTSGAWRASAGGGGGDMVVEIKEPKTRTEKLMAFQKKLRAKTPLGKLDEFSRHPYQEQEPLKPWPNQTNPYTGEIGGPAGPEPTRYGDWERKGRVSDF from the exons atgCAATCCGTGAGCAGACAAACGGCGCGAGTCCTGCCCCAACTGCGCAAAcaag TGAGCTACCTATCGACGAGCGGCGCTTGGAGAGCATCAGccggcggtggcggtggcgacATGGTGGTCGAGATCAAGGAGCCGAAAACCCGCACCGAGAAGCTAATGGCCTTCCAGAAGAAGCTGCGCGCCAAGACGCCGCTGGGCAAGCTGGACGAGTTCTCGCGCCATCCctaccaggagcaggagcccCTCAAGCCGTGGCCCAACCAGACCAATCCCTATACGGGCGAGATTGGCGGACCCGCCGGACCGGAGCCCACGCGCTACGGCGACTGGGAGCGCAAGGGTCGCGTCTCCGACTTCTAG
- the LOC120444775 gene encoding protein peste — translation MIGKQRIWQTSVVGLLLASFSLCSVVYMEEIERWMVERLMVLRPGTLISGLWQSPAMDVNMDLYIFNWTNSERFSDPTVKPRFEELGPYRFTERMQKVDVEWHDENYTVSYRRRSRFDFDPIRSAGRPSDPIVAPNLLIVGLYQKIAMWSPMLRSLMLLALNIYGREKAMIRPASDWMFDGFDTPMIKMSKMVPPSLVPEMKFPYEKIGYAYPRNGSMEVYGHHNVYTGQDEFQKLGQIARWRYNNVTESSPRCKLKGSAGEFHPIPLVKGRPISYFLPDLCRELQVDYSGTTIFEGIEAFVYRGSTRNMANGTDNPDNSCYCQENCQELRSGLVNISSCWYGAPVFASYPHYYNADPYYAEQVEGMKPDKDRHEMVIMLEPKTGMVLEIKARLMASLLVEPKTHLIYRTARRTFFPLIWADYNVRISDDLLGYVKLMPILELVGKIVGILGVVLGVLMVFWYPHQMIWQKSQMQKIEISSIETNRSLEPVKNSDVEDSPLLKGLQYTGAKNGVGNSN, via the exons ATGATAGGAAAACAGCGCATTTGGCAGACAAGTGTGGTGGGTCTGCTCCTGGCCAGCTTCAGTCTGTGCTCGGTGGTGTATATGGAGGAGATCGAACGCTGGATGGTAGAGAGGTTGATGGTCCTCCGGCCAGGCACACTGATCAGCGGCCTGTGGCAGTCACCCGCCATGGACGTCAACATGGATCTGTACATATTCAACTGGACAAACTCGGAGCGCTTCAGCGATCCCACTGTAAAGCCCCGGTTCGAGGAGCTGGGACCCTATCGCTTCACGGAGCGGATGCAGAAGGTCGATGTGGAGTGGCACGATGAGAACTACACGGTGTCCTACAGGCGACGCAGTCGCTTTGATTTCGATCCGATACGCAGTGCCGGACGTCCATCAGATCCCATTGTGGCGCCCAACCTGCTCATCGTGGGTCTGTACCAGAAGATAGCCATGTGGAGTCCCATGCTGCGCTCGCTTATGCTGTTGGCCCTAAATATCTACGGCAGGGAGAAGGCCATGATACGGCCCGCCAGCGATTGGATGTTCGATGGCTTCGACACGCCCATGATCAAGATGAGCAAAATGGTGCCGCCCAGTCTCGTGCCGGAGATGAAGTTCCCCTACGAGAAGATCGGCTATGCGTATCCA CGCAATGGCAGCATGGAAGTCTACGGGCACCACAACGTCTACACGGGACAGGATGAGTTCCAAAAACTGGGTCAGATAGCCAGGTGGCGGTACAACAACGTCACAGAGTCTAGTCCCAGGTGCAAGTTGAAGGGCAGTGCCGGGGAGTTCCACCCAATACCGCTGGTGAAGGGCAGACCCATATCCTACTTCCTGCCGGATCTGTGCCGTGAGCTGCAGGTGGACTACTCCGGCACCACCATCTTCGAGGGCATTGAGGCATTCGTGTACAGAGGCAGTACGCGCAACATGGCCAACG GTACTGATAATCCGGATAACAGCTGCTACTGCCAGGAGAACTGCCAGGAGTTGAGATCCGGCCTGGTCAACATATCCTCCTGTTGGTATGGAGCGCCTGTCTTTGCATCCTATCCGCACTACTATAATGCGGATCCCTACTACGCAGAGCAGGTGGAGGGCATGAAGCCGGACAAGGATCGCCACGAGATGGTCATTATGTTGGAACCCAAAACCGGCATGGTGCTGGAGATCAAGGCGCGCCTTATGGCCAGCTTGCTGGTTGAGCCCAAAACTCATTT AATCTACCGCACGGCGAGAAGAACATTCTTTCCATTGATCTGGGCGGACTACAATGTCCGCATCTCGGACGATCTTTTGGGCTACGTGAAGCTAATGCCGATCCTCGAGCTTGTGGGCAAGATCGTTGGCATCCTGGGCGTGGTCTTGGGCGTGCTGATGGTATTCTGGTATCCCCACCAAATGATCTGGCAGAAGAGCCAGATGCAGAAGATCGAGATTAGTTCCATCGAGACGAATCGGTCGTTGGAGCCCGTGAAGAACAGCGATGTGGAGGACTCGCCGCTGCTGAAGGGATTGCAATACACAGGTGCCAAAAATGGGGTGGGAAATTCAAATTAG